A single region of the Pontimicrobium sp. SW4 genome encodes:
- a CDS encoding glycosyltransferase family 2 protein, whose product MQQPLISILTPFKNTSKYLKECLDSIINQTYSNWELLIVDDGSTDDSYSIASIYSTKDPRIKLYKNDGSGIIEALRLAFQQSSGDFITRMDSDDIMTLNKLEVMIDLLSTYGKGHLAIGLVNYFSEEGISEGYANYEQWLNKLTRLGSNYSEIYKECVIPSPCWMAFREDLIKSEAFIPNRYPEDYDLAFRFYKYGQKCIPTEEMLHHWRDYPIRTSRIHEHYAQNHFIDLKLHYFLELNYDASRPLTIWGAGLKGKTVAKSLAAKNIPFHWICDNPKKINKHIYDQQLKEFKYLEHLKNPQSIITVANSDAQKEIRDYLHKQNMKTMIDYFFFC is encoded by the coding sequence ATGCAACAACCTCTTATTAGTATTCTAACGCCTTTTAAAAATACCTCCAAATATCTAAAAGAATGTTTAGACTCAATTATTAATCAGACCTACTCCAATTGGGAATTGTTGATTGTTGATGATGGTTCGACTGATGATAGTTACAGTATTGCTTCCATATATTCAACAAAAGATCCTAGAATTAAACTCTATAAAAATGATGGCTCTGGAATTATCGAGGCTCTGCGGTTAGCATTTCAACAAAGTTCTGGTGATTTTATTACAAGAATGGATAGTGATGATATCATGACGTTAAACAAACTTGAAGTGATGATAGATTTGTTGAGTACATATGGCAAAGGTCATCTAGCCATTGGTTTGGTTAATTATTTTTCAGAAGAAGGCATTAGTGAAGGTTATGCAAATTATGAACAATGGTTAAATAAACTCACAAGATTAGGAAGTAATTACTCTGAGATATATAAAGAATGCGTCATCCCTTCACCTTGTTGGATGGCTTTTAGAGAAGACCTTATAAAATCTGAGGCATTTATACCAAATCGTTATCCTGAGGATTACGATTTAGCGTTCAGGTTTTATAAATATGGACAGAAATGCATTCCAACTGAAGAAATGCTTCATCATTGGCGAGATTATCCCATTAGAACATCTAGAATACATGAGCATTATGCACAAAATCATTTTATCGATTTGAAGTTACATTACTTTTTAGAGTTGAATTATGATGCCTCAAGACCCCTAACTATTTGGGGAGCAGGACTCAAAGGAAAGACAGTAGCAAAATCATTAGCAGCTAAAAACATTCCCTTTCATTGGATTTGCGATAATCCAAAAAAAATAAACAAGCATATTTACGACCAACAACTTAAAGAGTTCAAGTATTTGGAGCACTTAAAAAATCCTCAGAGTATCATTACTGTGGCAAATAGCGATGCTCAAAAGGAAATTAGAGACTATTTACACAAACAAAATATGAAGACAATGATAGATTACTTTTTCTTCTGCTAA
- a CDS encoding BatA domain-containing protein, which translates to MQFKHPELLYALFLLLIPIIVHLFQLRRFQKVPFTNVKFLKNVITQTRKSSQLKKWLTLVTRMLLFAAIIFAFSQPYFSNSTGLNVKTETLVYLDNSFSMQAKGGKGELLKRSVQDILNALDDTDELTLFTNDNTFRNATRKTLSNELLELSYSSNQLDYDAVILKGEKLFSQDATSTKNLVLLSDFQTNNKAISDSENKEYALNLVQLQAVTNKNISLDSVYISKETPSNFELTATISGSDNFDNLSVALYNDDLLLAKSAINDSKKALFTLPTNTVINGKVAIEDSGLNFDNTLYFNINNREKINVLTINPSENNYLKRIFSENEFNYRETTLEQLNYNEIDEQNLVIVNEVANIPISLTNSLNSYKSNGGNILIIPSDDISLNSYNQLFNYNSEKNIVEKKITTINYSHPLLDQVFDKQISNFQYPKVNSFYELGSGSSILKFEDGKPFLNQQGTIFAFASALNTTNSNFINSPLVVPVIYNIGRQSLKLPNIFYVIGAENNFDVNVVLQQDAILKLELENEEIIPQQRSYSNKVAVVTTDLPTNAGIYNVSNNGNILKKVSYNYNRNESNLQYMNLTNFKNATVTNSIEELFTSIKNKSNINELWKWFTIFALVLLVIEMLILKYFK; encoded by the coding sequence ATGCAGTTTAAACACCCAGAACTTCTTTACGCGCTTTTTTTACTGCTTATTCCAATAATTGTTCATCTTTTTCAGTTACGTCGTTTTCAAAAAGTACCATTTACTAATGTAAAATTCTTAAAAAACGTTATTACCCAAACACGTAAAAGTTCTCAACTTAAAAAGTGGTTAACGCTTGTGACACGTATGCTCCTTTTTGCTGCCATTATATTTGCGTTTTCACAACCTTATTTTTCCAATTCTACAGGATTAAATGTAAAAACAGAAACACTAGTATATTTAGACAACTCTTTTAGCATGCAAGCTAAAGGGGGTAAAGGGGAACTACTTAAGCGGAGTGTTCAAGACATTTTAAACGCATTAGATGATACAGACGAATTAACCCTTTTCACAAACGATAACACGTTTAGAAACGCAACTCGAAAAACGCTCTCTAATGAATTGCTTGAACTTAGTTATTCATCTAACCAACTAGATTACGACGCGGTAATCCTTAAAGGAGAAAAATTATTTAGTCAAGATGCGACATCAACGAAAAATCTAGTGCTTCTTTCAGATTTTCAAACAAACAACAAAGCAATTAGTGATTCTGAAAATAAGGAATATGCTTTAAATTTAGTACAGTTACAGGCAGTTACTAATAAAAATATTAGTCTGGATAGTGTATATATTTCCAAAGAAACACCTTCGAATTTTGAACTTACAGCAACCATTTCTGGAAGTGATAATTTTGATAATCTCTCTGTTGCCTTGTATAATGACGACTTGCTATTAGCAAAATCTGCAATAAATGATTCGAAAAAAGCTTTATTTACACTGCCAACAAATACTGTTATTAATGGAAAAGTCGCTATTGAAGATTCTGGTTTAAATTTTGATAACACATTATACTTCAATATTAATAACAGAGAGAAAATAAATGTGTTGACTATAAATCCATCTGAAAATAATTATTTAAAGCGCATTTTTTCAGAGAATGAATTTAATTATAGAGAGACAACTTTAGAACAATTAAATTATAATGAGATTGATGAGCAGAACTTAGTGATAGTAAATGAAGTGGCAAATATTCCTATATCACTCACAAACTCTCTAAATAGTTATAAAAGCAATGGTGGTAATATATTAATTATTCCTTCAGATGATATTTCATTAAATTCTTATAATCAATTATTTAATTATAATTCAGAAAAGAATATTGTAGAAAAAAAGATAACAACTATTAATTATTCTCATCCGCTTTTAGATCAAGTATTTGATAAGCAAATAAGTAACTTTCAGTATCCAAAAGTTAATAGTTTTTACGAATTAGGCTCAGGCTCAAGTATACTTAAATTTGAGGATGGTAAACCATTTTTAAATCAACAAGGAACTATTTTTGCATTTGCATCTGCCTTAAACACCACCAATTCTAATTTTATAAACTCTCCACTTGTTGTCCCAGTAATTTATAATATTGGAAGACAAAGTTTAAAGCTTCCAAACATTTTTTATGTTATTGGTGCCGAAAACAACTTTGATGTCAATGTTGTTCTCCAACAAGATGCTATTCTAAAATTAGAACTTGAAAACGAAGAAATCATTCCGCAACAGCGATCATATAGCAACAAAGTTGCTGTTGTTACTACAGATTTGCCAACAAATGCAGGTATTTATAATGTTAGTAACAATGGTAATATTTTAAAAAAAGTGAGCTATAATTACAACAGAAATGAAAGCAATTTACAGTACATGAATTTAACTAATTTTAAAAATGCCACTGTAACAAACTCTATTGAAGAATTATTTACCTCCATAAAAAATAAATCAAATATTAATGAGCTATGGAAATGGTTTACTATTTTTGCACTAGTCTTATTAGTTATAGAGATGCTCATATTAAAATATTTTAAATGA
- a CDS encoding dihydroorotase, translated as MNVLIKSATILDHKSDFHNQTLDILIEKGIITNISKRIKNPGNYKEIQLDNLHISQGWFDSSVCFGEPGFEERETIVNGLKTAAKSGFTSVLLNANTHPVLDSNSDISFVKSMAQNNAVSLHPIGALTKDSQGKDLAELFDMTNAGAVAFGDYKKPISNPNLMKIALQYANSFNGLVCSFPQENNIAGHGVMNEHVISTTIGLKGIPALAEELQVARDLFILEYTEGKLHIPTISTAKSVELIREAKKKKLDITCSVAIHNLVFSDETLTGFDTDFKVSPPLRTKNDIDALINGLKDGTIDMVTSDHNPLDIEHKKLEFDYALNGTIGLESAFGALNTILPTKTVIKLLTKGKERFGIEDSTINIGNKATITLFNPDISYDFSKEHIVSKSKNAIFKGYTLKGKVYGIIANKKIIL; from the coding sequence ATGAACGTACTTATAAAGTCTGCTACAATACTTGATCACAAAAGCGATTTTCACAATCAAACACTAGATATTTTAATTGAAAAAGGAATTATTACCAATATTTCCAAACGCATTAAAAACCCAGGTAATTACAAAGAAATTCAACTAGACAACTTACACATCTCTCAAGGATGGTTTGATAGTAGCGTATGTTTTGGAGAACCAGGTTTTGAAGAAAGAGAAACGATTGTTAATGGTTTAAAAACAGCAGCAAAGTCTGGATTTACTTCAGTACTATTAAATGCCAATACGCATCCTGTGTTAGATTCAAACTCGGACATTTCTTTTGTAAAATCAATGGCTCAAAACAATGCTGTATCCTTACATCCAATTGGAGCTTTAACCAAAGATAGTCAAGGTAAAGATTTAGCTGAATTATTCGATATGACCAATGCTGGAGCTGTAGCCTTTGGAGATTACAAAAAACCTATTAGCAACCCAAACTTAATGAAAATTGCTTTGCAATACGCTAATAGTTTTAATGGCTTGGTATGCTCTTTTCCACAAGAAAACAACATAGCTGGACATGGTGTAATGAATGAGCATGTTATAAGTACCACTATTGGACTTAAAGGAATTCCAGCACTAGCTGAAGAATTGCAAGTTGCAAGAGACTTGTTTATTTTAGAATATACTGAAGGTAAGTTGCATATTCCAACCATTTCTACTGCAAAATCGGTTGAATTGATACGAGAAGCAAAAAAGAAAAAATTGGATATTACTTGTAGCGTTGCAATACACAATCTAGTGTTTAGTGATGAAACATTAACAGGTTTTGATACTGATTTTAAAGTATCTCCTCCACTTCGTACCAAAAATGATATTGATGCTTTAATAAACGGTTTAAAAGATGGTACCATCGATATGGTAACGAGCGACCATAATCCTTTAGATATAGAGCATAAGAAATTAGAATTTGATTATGCCTTAAACGGCACTATTGGATTAGAAAGTGCTTTTGGAGCATTAAATACAATTCTTCCAACTAAAACAGTTATAAAACTATTGACTAAAGGAAAAGAACGATTTGGGATTGAAGATAGTACCATAAACATTGGAAATAAAGCTACTATAACACTTTTTAACCCAGATATTTCTTATGATTTTTCAAAAGAACATATTGTTTCTAAATCAAAAAACGCTATTTTTAAAGGATACACTCTTAAAGGAAAAGTGTATGGTATTATAGCCAACAAAAAAATAATCTTATAA
- a CDS encoding alpha/beta fold hydrolase — protein MTSTNLSLEHIVRPSSLAKNASLVIMLHGYGSDENDLFSFASELPEELFIISAKAPYAMQPYGNAWYAINFDAEKGKWSDNEQAKKSRDLIAKFIDEACETYPVNKNNVTLLGFSQGTILSYAVALTYPEKVKNVVALSGYINPDIIPKTFDKSKLSNLDFYCSHGNVDQVIPVEWSRQIPKILESLEVKHQYAEFPVGHGVAPQNFYDFKTWLDERI, from the coding sequence ATGACAAGTACTAATCTTTCTTTAGAGCATATAGTAAGACCTTCGTCTTTAGCAAAAAATGCATCTTTAGTCATTATGCTTCATGGCTATGGTAGCGATGAAAATGATTTGTTTTCATTCGCTTCGGAATTACCAGAAGAACTTTTTATCATTTCTGCTAAAGCACCTTATGCGATGCAGCCCTATGGAAATGCTTGGTATGCAATAAATTTTGATGCAGAAAAGGGTAAATGGAGTGATAATGAACAAGCAAAAAAATCTAGAGATTTAATTGCTAAGTTTATTGATGAAGCTTGTGAAACTTACCCTGTAAATAAAAACAATGTTACATTATTAGGCTTTAGTCAAGGTACTATTTTAAGTTATGCAGTGGCACTCACCTATCCTGAAAAAGTTAAAAATGTAGTTGCTTTAAGCGGTTATATCAATCCAGATATTATTCCTAAAACATTTGATAAGTCTAAATTATCTAATTTAGACTTTTATTGCTCACATGGTAACGTAGACCAAGTAATTCCTGTAGAATGGTCAAGACAAATACCAAAAATTCTAGAATCGCTAGAAGTTAAGCATCAGTATGCCGAGTTTCCAGTTGGTCATGGTGTGGCACCACAAAATTTTTATGATTTTAAAACTTGGTTAGACGAACGTATCTAA
- a CDS encoding hydrolase gives MKSKIYLYLFVFTLLLVLFMYVNSKSIIEKYDKDITIAKERITAYKDSLTTIQDEKFDLMYFNLEHNEDAISYFENEGIDVTSLIPFLKDELYKLNEVKGEHPLVPYVSMTDGKMMINNIKFLNHKWIIADFSDGKYWGELFLTYEITKDKQLTYRLVEHFLYPPQSY, from the coding sequence ATGAAAAGTAAAATTTATTTATATCTATTTGTGTTTACCTTGTTGTTAGTACTTTTTATGTACGTTAATTCTAAAAGCATTATAGAAAAGTATGATAAGGACATTACTATTGCAAAAGAACGAATTACAGCTTATAAAGATTCTTTGACTACGATTCAAGATGAAAAATTTGATCTTATGTATTTTAACTTAGAGCATAATGAAGATGCTATAAGTTATTTTGAAAATGAAGGAATAGATGTGACATCTTTAATACCATTTCTGAAGGATGAATTGTATAAACTTAATGAAGTAAAAGGGGAGCACCCTTTAGTTCCTTACGTTTCGATGACAGATGGAAAGATGATGATTAATAACATCAAGTTCTTAAATCACAAGTGGATTATTGCTGATTTTTCTGATGGTAAATATTGGGGAGAATTATTCCTAACTTATGAAATCACTAAAGATAAACAGCTAACTTATAGATTGGTTGAGCACTTTTTATATCCTCCACAAAGCTATTAG
- a CDS encoding MBL fold metallo-hydrolase, translating to MKITFLGTGTSQGIPVIGSNHPVCLSKNIKDKRLRVSVLIEWDNYAYVIDCGPDFRQQMLRTNVSRIDGILFTHEHADHTAGLDDIRPYFFRQGDIPIFAHERVLSSLERRFDYIFEAENKYPGAPSVKKNIIENKPFELGNLEIIPINGFHNKLQVFGFRFKDFAYLTDMKTIEEDEIEKLKGVEVLVVNALREEQHESHFNLKEALQFIKKVNPQKAYLTHISSLLGFHDVVEKSLPKNVFLAYDNLELTI from the coding sequence TTGAAGATTACATTTTTAGGAACTGGAACATCTCAAGGTATTCCTGTAATAGGAAGCAACCATCCAGTTTGTTTAAGTAAGAATATAAAGGATAAACGTTTGCGTGTATCTGTTTTAATTGAGTGGGATAATTATGCTTATGTTATTGACTGTGGGCCAGACTTTAGGCAACAAATGCTTCGTACAAACGTGTCAAGAATTGATGGTATTTTATTTACGCACGAACATGCCGACCATACAGCTGGATTAGACGATATTAGACCATACTTTTTTAGACAAGGTGATATCCCTATTTTTGCTCATGAAAGGGTTTTAAGCTCTCTGGAAAGGCGTTTTGATTATATTTTTGAAGCTGAAAACAAGTATCCTGGTGCTCCAAGTGTAAAAAAAAATATTATTGAAAATAAACCTTTTGAGTTAGGTAATTTAGAAATTATTCCAATTAACGGATTTCATAATAAATTGCAAGTTTTTGGGTTTAGATTTAAAGACTTTGCTTATCTCACTGATATGAAAACTATAGAAGAAGATGAAATAGAGAAATTAAAGGGGGTTGAAGTATTGGTTGTAAACGCTTTAAGAGAAGAACAACACGAATCACATTTTAATTTAAAAGAAGCACTCCAATTTATTAAAAAAGTAAATCCCCAAAAAGCCTATTTAACACATATTAGCTCTTTATTAGGTTTTCATGATGTTGTTGAAAAATCGTTGCCAAAAAACGTTTTTTTGGCGTATGATAATTTAGAATTAACTATTTAA
- the bcp gene encoding thioredoxin-dependent thiol peroxidase, producing MTTLKIGDKAPDFQSKDQNGNVISLNDYKGKKLVLFFYPKASTPGCTVEACNLRDNYERFQALGYDILGVSADSEKRQSNFKNKYNFPYPLLADEDKSVINAFEVWGPKKFMGRTFDGIHRITFVINENGVIEDVITKVKTKEHTSQILKG from the coding sequence ATGACGACTCTAAAAATAGGAGATAAGGCTCCAGATTTTCAATCGAAAGATCAAAATGGAAATGTTATTTCGCTTAATGATTATAAAGGCAAAAAATTGGTGTTATTTTTTTACCCAAAGGCAAGTACTCCTGGATGTACTGTTGAAGCATGCAATTTAAGAGATAACTACGAGCGCTTTCAGGCTTTAGGTTACGATATTCTTGGTGTGAGTGCTGATAGTGAAAAAAGACAATCTAACTTCAAGAATAAATATAATTTCCCTTATCCGTTATTGGCAGATGAAGATAAATCTGTTATTAATGCTTTTGAAGTTTGGGGACCAAAGAAATTTATGGGACGAACTTTTGATGGAATCCACCGTATTACATTTGTAATTAATGAAAATGGTGTTATTGAAGATGTTATTACCAAGGTTAAAACAAAAGAGCACACAAGCCAAATACTAAAAGGATAA
- the nth gene encoding endonuclease III translates to MTKQEKVDFVIKTLNKLYPEIPIPLDHKDPYTLLIAVLMSAQSTDVRVNQITPLLFAKADNPYDMIKLTVDEIREIIKPVGLSPMKSKGIHGLSHILIDRHNGEVPQSFEDLEKLPAVGHKTASVVMSQAFGVPAFPVDTHIHRLMYRWNLTNGKNVVQTEKDAKRLFPKELWNDLHLQIIWYGREYSPARGWDLEKDIITKTIGRKTVIQKYYDAKKP, encoded by the coding sequence ATGACCAAGCAAGAAAAAGTAGATTTTGTTATAAAAACCTTAAATAAACTCTATCCAGAAATTCCTATTCCATTAGACCATAAAGACCCTTATACATTACTTATTGCAGTACTTATGTCTGCACAAAGTACCGATGTACGCGTCAATCAAATTACACCTTTGTTATTTGCTAAAGCTGATAACCCATACGATATGATAAAGCTAACTGTAGATGAAATACGAGAAATAATAAAGCCTGTAGGGTTATCTCCAATGAAAAGTAAAGGTATTCATGGATTGTCGCACATACTTATAGATAGGCATAATGGTGAAGTACCTCAAAGTTTTGAAGATCTAGAGAAATTACCAGCTGTTGGACATAAAACAGCTAGTGTCGTGATGTCTCAAGCATTTGGTGTACCAGCATTTCCTGTTGACACACATATTCACAGATTAATGTATCGTTGGAATTTAACCAATGGTAAAAATGTCGTACAAACAGAAAAAGATGCTAAAAGATTGTTCCCAAAAGAATTGTGGAACGATTTACACTTACAAATAATATGGTACGGTCGAGAGTATTCTCCTGCTAGAGGTTGGGATCTTGAAAAAGATATCATCACTAAAACTATTGGAAGAAAAACAGTAATTCAGAAATATTATGACGCAAAAAAGCCCTAA
- a CDS encoding sigma-70 family RNA polymerase sigma factor, translated as MKKELITDAVLVSNYIKGDESALSVLITRHKQKIYSFIYSKVYDRDVTEDVFQDTFIKVIRTLKLGKYNEEGKFLPWVMRIAHNLVIDHFRKNSRMPKFDNGQEFNIFSVISDTSLNAEKTIIKEQVQEDVRRLIEELPEDQKQVLVMRMYNDMSFKEISENTGVSINTALGRMRYALINLRKVIDKHNIVLTN; from the coding sequence ATGAAAAAAGAACTTATCACAGATGCTGTATTAGTAAGCAACTACATTAAAGGCGACGAGAGCGCTTTATCAGTTTTAATTACCAGACACAAACAAAAAATTTACAGTTTTATTTACTCTAAGGTTTACGACCGTGACGTTACTGAAGATGTTTTTCAAGATACTTTTATTAAAGTTATTAGAACGTTAAAGCTTGGAAAGTATAATGAGGAAGGAAAATTTCTTCCTTGGGTAATGCGTATTGCTCATAATTTGGTTATTGATCATTTTAGAAAAAATAGTCGTATGCCAAAATTTGACAATGGACAAGAATTCAATATTTTTTCGGTAATAAGTGATACTTCTTTAAATGCAGAAAAAACAATTATTAAAGAGCAGGTACAAGAGGATGTTAGACGCTTAATTGAAGAACTACCTGAAGACCAAAAACAAGTATTGGTAATGCGTATGTATAATGATATGAGTTTTAAGGAAATATCCGAAAACACTGGTGTTAGCATCAATACTGCTTTAGGTAGAATGCGTTATGCACTCATTAATTTAAGAAAGGTTATAGATAAACATAATATTGTTTTGACTAATTAA
- the uvrA gene encoding excinuclease ABC subunit UvrA: MSKNTSIINVDPKKNIIIKGAKLHNLKNIDVVIPRNKLVVITGLSGSGKSSLAFDTLYAEGQRRYVESLSSYARQFLGRLNKPKVDYIKGIAPAIAIEQKVNSTNPRSTVGTTTEIYDYLKLLFARIGKTYSPKSGSEVKKDTVSDVINHVKSFTEGEKLLLLAPIHLEEGRTMSDKLKVLYQQGYARVKVNNDVLRIEGYIQKINDKDSIHLVIDRVIVRNDEDFFNRLADAIQTAFFEGKGECFVETLIDNKQQHFSNKFELDGISFLEPNIHLFSFNNPYGACPKCEGYGDVIGIDENLVIPNTGLSIYENAVFAWRGESMSWYRDQLVNNSHKFNFPIHKPYFELTDEQKQLIWTGNEHFEGLDSFFAELESKAYKIQNRVMLSRYRGKTKCNVCNGKRLRPEANYVKINNATITDLVEMPLNKLVVFFQQLELNDYDTEIAKRLLKEISNRLSFLTNVGLNYLTLNRKSNTLSGGESQRINLATSLGSSLVGSMYILDEPSIGLHPRDTERLITVLKSLRDLGNTVIVVEHDEDIMAAADEIIDIGPEAGTLGGQVVATGSYNDILDSDSLTAKYLNGTYKIEVPKERRTSKYFVDIKGAREHNLKNIDVTFPLGMLTVVTGVSGSGKSTLVKKILYPSLLKEIGSYGDKPGEFTSISGNFSNIKHIEFVDQNPIGRSSRSNPVTYIKAYDDIRALYSKQKLSAIRGYQAKHFSFNVDGGRCETCKGEGEVTIEMQFMADVHLECETCKGKRFKKEVLEVTFEGQTIDDILNMTIDNAISFFEDTGQAKIKNKLQPLQDVGLGYVTLGQSSSTLSGGEAQRIKLATFLGKGNTKETALFIFDEPTTGLHFHDIKKLLKSFNALIKKGHSIIVVEHNVELIKCADYIIDLGPEGGENGGQLLASGTPKEVAKSKASFTGKYLKDKL, encoded by the coding sequence ATGTCCAAAAACACAAGTATTATAAACGTAGATCCTAAGAAAAACATCATTATTAAAGGTGCAAAATTGCATAATTTAAAAAATATTGATGTAGTTATCCCAAGAAATAAATTAGTAGTAATCACTGGACTTTCGGGATCTGGAAAATCTAGTTTAGCATTTGACACCTTATATGCTGAAGGACAAAGACGTTATGTTGAAAGCTTATCGAGCTATGCACGTCAATTTTTAGGAAGACTCAATAAACCTAAGGTTGATTACATTAAAGGCATTGCTCCAGCTATTGCCATTGAACAAAAAGTGAATTCTACGAATCCACGATCAACAGTTGGAACAACTACTGAGATTTATGATTATTTAAAACTGCTATTTGCCAGAATAGGAAAAACCTATTCTCCAAAATCTGGTTCAGAAGTAAAAAAGGACACAGTTTCAGATGTAATTAATCATGTTAAATCATTTACAGAAGGCGAAAAACTATTGCTCCTTGCTCCTATTCATTTAGAAGAAGGTCGAACAATGAGCGACAAACTTAAAGTATTGTACCAACAAGGATATGCTAGAGTAAAGGTAAATAATGATGTGTTACGTATTGAGGGTTATATTCAAAAAATTAATGACAAAGATTCTATACATTTAGTAATAGATCGTGTGATAGTCAGAAATGATGAAGATTTCTTTAATCGCCTCGCCGATGCCATACAAACAGCATTTTTTGAAGGTAAAGGAGAATGCTTTGTAGAAACACTTATAGATAATAAACAACAACATTTTAGCAATAAATTTGAACTAGATGGTATTAGTTTTTTAGAACCAAATATTCATTTATTTAGTTTTAATAATCCTTATGGAGCTTGTCCAAAATGTGAAGGCTATGGAGATGTTATTGGCATCGATGAAAACCTAGTGATTCCAAATACAGGACTGTCTATTTATGAAAATGCTGTTTTTGCTTGGAGAGGTGAAAGTATGAGCTGGTATAGAGATCAATTAGTTAATAACTCACATAAGTTTAATTTTCCTATACACAAACCTTATTTCGAATTAACAGATGAGCAAAAACAACTTATTTGGACAGGAAATGAACATTTTGAAGGCTTAGACAGTTTCTTTGCTGAGCTTGAATCAAAAGCTTATAAAATTCAAAATCGTGTCATGTTATCTCGTTACAGAGGTAAAACAAAATGCAACGTATGTAATGGTAAGCGTTTGCGTCCAGAAGCAAATTATGTAAAAATTAATAATGCAACCATTACCGATTTGGTTGAAATGCCATTAAATAAACTTGTTGTCTTTTTCCAACAATTAGAGCTAAACGACTATGATACGGAAATTGCAAAGCGTTTATTAAAAGAAATATCTAATAGATTGTCATTCCTAACCAATGTTGGATTAAATTATTTAACGCTTAATAGAAAATCTAACACACTTTCTGGTGGCGAAAGTCAGCGAATTAATTTAGCAACATCGCTTGGTAGTAGTTTAGTAGGTTCTATGTATATTTTAGACGAACCAAGTATTGGCTTGCATCCTCGTGATACTGAACGATTAATTACAGTTTTAAAATCTTTACGAGATCTTGGTAATACTGTCATTGTAGTAGAACACGATGAAGACATCATGGCGGCGGCTGATGAAATTATTGATATTGGCCCTGAAGCTGGAACTCTTGGAGGGCAAGTTGTTGCCACTGGAAGTTATAATGATATATTAGACTCCGATTCTTTAACTGCGAAATACCTAAATGGTACTTATAAAATTGAAGTGCCCAAAGAGCGGAGAACCTCAAAGTATTTTGTTGATATTAAAGGTGCCAGAGAGCATAATCTAAAAAATATCGATGTCACATTCCCTCTAGGTATGCTAACAGTTGTTACTGGAGTTTCTGGAAGTGGTAAAAGTACTTTGGTTAAAAAAATACTCTATCCTTCTTTATTAAAGGAGATTGGAAGTTATGGTGATAAACCAGGAGAGTTTACTTCCATTTCTGGTAATTTTAGTAATATAAAACATATTGAGTTTGTAGACCAAAACCCTATTGGGCGTTCATCACGTTCAAATCCTGTAACATATATTAAAGCTTATGACGATATTCGTGCACTCTATTCAAAGCAAAAATTAAGTGCAATTAGAGGTTATCAAGCCAAACATTTTAGTTTTAATGTAGATGGAGGACGTTGTGAAACCTGTAAAGGTGAAGGCGAAGTGACTATAGAAATGCAGTTTATGGCAGATGTGCATTTAGAGTGTGAAACTTGCAAAGGTAAACGCTTTAAAAAAGAAGTACTAGAAGTTACTTTTGAAGGACAAACAATTGATGATATTTTAAATATGACCATCGATAATGCTATTTCATTCTTTGAAGACACTGGTCAAGCAAAAATAAAGAACAAATTGCAACCTTTACAAGATGTTGGCTTGGGTTACGTGACACTTGGTCAAAGCTCTTCTACCCTTTCTGGTGGCGAAGCACAACGTATTAAACTAGCTACCTTTTTAGGAAAAGGAAATACTAAAGAAACTGCTTTATTTATTTTTGATGAACCTACAACAGGATTGCATTTTCACGATATTAAAAAGTTACTAAAATCTTTTAATGCTCTTATAAAAAAAGGACATTCTATTATTGTTGTAGAACACAATGTAGAGCTTATTAAGTGTGCCGATTATATTATCGATCTTGGTCCTGAAGGTGGTGAAAATGGTGGGCAACTATTAGCTTCGGGGACTCCAAAAGAAGTCGCAAAAAGCAAAGCATCATTTACTGGTAAATACTTAAAAGATAAGTTATAG